One genomic segment of Arthrobacter sp. Marseille-P9274 includes these proteins:
- the galU gene encoding UTP--glucose-1-phosphate uridylyltransferase GalU, with protein MKSHRTVRKAVIPAAGLGTRFLPATKAMPKEMLPVVDKPAIQYVVEEAVRAGINDVLMITGRNKRPLEDHFDRVPFIEQTLEAKGDLDKLAAVREASELADIHYVRQGDPKGLGHAVLRSRQHVGDEPFAVLLGDDLIDENEALLSRMIEVQEKTGGSVVALLEVEPSEISAYGCADVTAVDGEDFVRINKMVEKPSAEEAPSNLAVIGRYVLHPAVYDVLEETGPGRGGEIQLTDALQTLAASEGEGGGVYGVVFRGRRYDTGDKLSYLKAVVTIASDRADIGEDLRSWLKQFVEGSQP; from the coding sequence ATGAAGTCTCACCGCACTGTCCGTAAAGCCGTCATTCCAGCCGCCGGTCTCGGGACCCGCTTCCTGCCTGCCACCAAGGCCATGCCCAAGGAAATGCTGCCGGTGGTGGACAAGCCCGCCATCCAGTATGTGGTCGAAGAAGCCGTCCGGGCCGGGATCAACGATGTCCTGATGATCACCGGCCGCAACAAGCGCCCCCTGGAAGACCACTTTGACCGCGTGCCCTTCATTGAGCAGACGCTCGAAGCGAAGGGCGACCTGGACAAGCTCGCGGCCGTCCGGGAAGCCTCGGAGCTGGCTGACATCCATTACGTGCGCCAGGGCGACCCGAAGGGGCTGGGGCACGCCGTGCTGCGTTCACGGCAGCACGTCGGCGACGAGCCCTTCGCCGTGCTGCTCGGCGACGACCTGATTGACGAAAACGAAGCGTTGCTCAGCCGGATGATCGAGGTGCAGGAAAAGACCGGCGGTTCGGTAGTCGCGCTGCTGGAAGTCGAGCCGTCCGAAATCAGCGCCTACGGCTGCGCGGACGTGACCGCGGTCGACGGCGAAGACTTTGTCCGGATCAACAAGATGGTGGAGAAGCCCTCGGCGGAGGAAGCGCCCTCCAACCTGGCGGTGATCGGCCGCTACGTGCTGCACCCGGCGGTCTATGATGTCCTCGAAGAGACCGGCCCCGGCCGCGGCGGCGAAATCCAGCTGACCGACGCGCTGCAGACGCTGGCGGCATCCGAAGGAGAAGGCGGGGGGGTCTACGGTGTCGTTTTCCGCGGCCGCCGGTATGACACGGGCGACAAGCTCAGCTACCTGAAGGCCGTCGTCACCATTGCCTCGGACCGCGCGGACATCGGCGAGGACCTGCGCTCCTGGCTGAAGCAGTTCGTCGAGGGGTCGCAGCCCTAG
- a CDS encoding tetratricopeptide repeat protein translates to MALPATERRLLDVLAGSGPDPAAVPASARDCLDRAYEAAYAEDNHGAMLLAQMGLDQAGGNETDVVLALYSVMIAVAQIQGDQDKAEEYLQERIATLRRTGRTLQAGVEADLGTVLFREAAEPELPVLEAALEELVADKAGPGVIADVKLAVAVALSQQGARPRALELLEQAVDGYAAGDRTDSMAGALMYLAHTYLQADHPRRAIAAADRLLSLPANRALAASMWLLKANLASTGEHVGDAMEYALTALELYAACGVRKGAVSAAVVVAQLCAAAGDDESSVLAWRAAVQQAERGEVREESTLRLALGNQLLEAEEYELAVAVLGKLLQRQRLAAAPPSEVARTLMSLGHAHRHAERTAEALDNWRQAVAAFSRAGEFGEAARSLLAIGTLLSREDRDADAIVCFEAAVAAARKETEDAAVLPQALHALGHALCEAGDPDGITQLDEAIRLARDYGAHWYEADYSDTRARGLWALDHGPAAVSAALQAADLYSAADDAASAGNAELFAAHILSELGRPADAVPMYRMVLDQPGISRMLLVAANLGLAAALESLGRKNEAKQARQAAEEAAEE, encoded by the coding sequence TTGGCACTGCCCGCGACAGAGCGCCGGCTGCTGGACGTCCTGGCCGGGTCGGGGCCGGACCCGGCGGCGGTTCCGGCCAGTGCCCGCGACTGCCTGGACCGCGCGTACGAGGCAGCCTACGCGGAGGACAACCATGGCGCGATGCTCCTGGCGCAGATGGGGCTCGACCAGGCCGGCGGCAATGAGACCGACGTCGTGCTTGCCTTGTATTCGGTGATGATCGCCGTCGCGCAGATCCAAGGTGACCAGGATAAGGCCGAAGAGTACCTGCAGGAGCGCATCGCCACGCTGCGCAGGACCGGCCGCACGCTCCAGGCGGGGGTCGAGGCGGACCTGGGCACGGTCCTTTTCCGCGAAGCCGCGGAACCGGAGCTGCCGGTGCTGGAAGCGGCGCTGGAGGAACTTGTCGCGGACAAGGCCGGCCCTGGGGTTATCGCCGACGTCAAGCTGGCTGTCGCCGTCGCACTTTCGCAGCAGGGAGCGCGGCCGCGGGCGCTGGAACTGCTGGAGCAGGCCGTCGACGGATACGCCGCGGGCGACCGGACCGACAGCATGGCGGGGGCGCTCATGTACCTGGCCCACACCTACCTGCAGGCCGACCACCCGCGCCGCGCTATCGCGGCGGCGGACCGGCTGCTGTCCCTGCCGGCCAACCGCGCGCTGGCCGCGTCGATGTGGCTGCTGAAGGCCAATCTGGCGAGCACCGGGGAGCACGTCGGCGACGCCATGGAATACGCGCTGACCGCGCTGGAGCTCTACGCGGCCTGCGGGGTCCGCAAGGGAGCCGTGTCGGCCGCCGTCGTGGTGGCGCAGCTCTGCGCTGCCGCCGGCGACGACGAGAGTTCGGTGCTGGCGTGGCGCGCCGCCGTTCAGCAGGCCGAACGCGGCGAAGTGCGCGAGGAGTCCACGCTCCGGCTGGCCCTGGGCAACCAGCTGCTGGAGGCCGAGGAGTACGAGCTGGCGGTCGCGGTGCTGGGCAAGCTGCTCCAGCGGCAGCGGCTGGCGGCGGCACCGCCTTCGGAAGTGGCGCGGACGCTGATGAGCCTTGGGCATGCGCACCGGCACGCGGAGCGCACGGCCGAGGCGCTGGACAACTGGCGGCAGGCGGTCGCCGCCTTCAGCCGGGCCGGCGAATTTGGCGAAGCCGCCAGGTCCCTGCTGGCCATCGGCACGCTGCTCTCCCGCGAGGACCGCGACGCAGACGCCATCGTCTGCTTCGAAGCCGCGGTCGCGGCGGCCCGCAAGGAGACCGAGGATGCCGCCGTGCTGCCGCAGGCCCTGCACGCCCTGGGCCACGCCCTCTGCGAGGCCGGCGACCCGGACGGCATCACGCAGCTGGACGAGGCCATCCGGCTGGCACGCGACTACGGGGCCCACTGGTACGAGGCCGACTACAGCGATACCCGCGCGCGGGGCCTGTGGGCCCTGGACCATGGGCCCGCGGCCGTGTCAGCGGCGCTCCAGGCGGCGGACCTGTATTCAGCGGCCGATGATGCTGCCTCCGCCGGCAACGCCGAACTGTTCGCGGCGCATATCCTCTCCGAACTGGGCCGCCCGGCTGACGCCGTCCCGATGTACCGCATGGTGCTTGACCAGCCCGGCATCAGCCGGATGCTGCTGGTGGCCGCAAACCTGGGGCTCGCGGCCGCCCTGGAAAGCCTGGGCCGCAAGAACGAGGCCAAGCAGGCCCGGCAGGCGGCAGAAGAGGCCGCCGAGGAGTAG
- a CDS encoding phosphotransferase family protein encodes MDITGLGAVADETAGIELLESPAMGEPLELAVNTLGGSVRSWHLAKLQHRPGAGATGIYSVDVAFADRPDRTEYVCITSSNVPDCGLSMVRLQNGGINLTAWLYPADPVLAGLPAACDPSAVAAAAFGGGTADLQMINYRPLRRAVLTAVQGQSRVFIKVVRPDRAQALLRRHRMLIDAGIPAPEALPGPGEGVAILREAAGTPLAQALMDDGALELDPQTLISLLHRLPEDVLGLSRRPAWAERAADYAKAAAAVLPGEQDRIFRLAERVRDLLSTTDAGPVVPTHGDFYEANILVDRGRITGLLDVDSLGPGHLVDDLACFIGHLAVLPAVHSAYVHVPEAMERFLRAFDTEVDPAGLRARAAGVALSLVAGAKTAGSSWEPDALQRLQAAEELAAQADQLSAARR; translated from the coding sequence ATGGACATCACGGGCTTGGGGGCCGTCGCTGACGAGACGGCCGGCATCGAACTCCTGGAGAGCCCCGCAATGGGGGAGCCCCTCGAGCTGGCCGTCAACACCCTCGGCGGCTCTGTCCGTTCCTGGCACCTGGCCAAACTCCAGCACCGGCCGGGAGCAGGAGCGACCGGCATCTACAGTGTGGACGTGGCGTTTGCCGACCGGCCGGACCGGACCGAGTACGTCTGCATCACCAGCTCGAACGTGCCCGACTGCGGGCTGTCCATGGTGCGCCTGCAGAACGGCGGCATCAACCTCACCGCGTGGCTGTATCCCGCGGACCCGGTGCTGGCCGGGCTTCCCGCCGCGTGCGATCCCTCCGCCGTGGCCGCGGCGGCCTTCGGCGGTGGCACCGCGGACCTGCAGATGATCAACTACCGGCCGCTGCGCCGTGCGGTCCTGACGGCGGTGCAGGGACAGAGCCGCGTGTTCATCAAGGTGGTTCGGCCGGACCGTGCGCAGGCCCTGTTGCGCCGCCACCGGATGCTCATCGATGCGGGCATTCCCGCTCCGGAGGCGCTGCCGGGACCGGGCGAAGGAGTCGCCATCCTGCGCGAGGCGGCGGGTACCCCGCTGGCCCAGGCCCTGATGGACGACGGCGCACTGGAGCTCGATCCGCAAACACTGATCTCGCTGCTGCACAGGCTGCCGGAAGACGTGCTCGGCCTGTCCCGCCGGCCGGCGTGGGCCGAGCGGGCCGCCGACTACGCGAAGGCGGCGGCGGCGGTGCTGCCGGGGGAGCAGGACCGCATCTTCCGGCTGGCCGAACGCGTCCGGGACCTGCTGTCCACGACCGACGCCGGACCTGTGGTTCCGACGCACGGCGACTTCTACGAAGCCAACATCCTGGTCGATCGTGGCCGGATTACGGGGCTCCTCGACGTGGACTCGCTCGGCCCGGGACATCTGGTGGACGATCTCGCCTGCTTCATCGGGCACCTGGCCGTCCTGCCGGCCGTGCACAGCGCCTACGTGCATGTGCCCGAGGCGATGGAGAGGTTCCTGCGGGCGTTCGACACCGAGGTGGACCCGGCGGGCCTGCGTGCTCGGGCAGCAGGGGTCGCGCTGTCACTGGTCGCCGGCGCCAAGACGGCCGGCTCCAGCTGGGAACCGGACGCGCTGCAACGGCTGCAGGCCGCGGAGGAGTTGGCCGCGCAGGCCGATCAGTTGTCCGCCGCCAGGCGGTAA
- a CDS encoding 5-formyltetrahydrofolate cyclo-ligase, which yields MTTMDKETARRHFRELRRGMTDQERREAARALCDVIMEGLAPLGIAPGRTVAAYLSTGPEPSTDLVLPALEKAGYRVLVPVCEPGYQLSWTRWYDGVELVRSPRAWVYEPVGERLANSVMADVDLLLIPGLAVDSDGNRMGQGGGYYDRFLAALETLPSRPRKAGVFYPHEVVPAGTFEVTNLDAPLEGAVSTDKWRWFGPQTV from the coding sequence ATGACCACGATGGACAAGGAAACCGCCCGCCGGCATTTCCGCGAACTGCGCCGCGGCATGACCGACCAGGAGCGGCGGGAAGCCGCCCGGGCCCTGTGCGACGTCATCATGGAGGGCCTTGCGCCATTGGGGATCGCCCCGGGCCGGACCGTCGCCGCCTACCTCTCCACCGGCCCCGAGCCCTCCACCGATCTGGTCCTCCCGGCGCTGGAAAAGGCGGGGTACAGGGTCCTCGTGCCGGTCTGCGAACCGGGTTACCAGCTCAGCTGGACGCGGTGGTACGACGGCGTGGAACTGGTCCGCAGCCCGCGGGCCTGGGTGTACGAACCGGTGGGAGAACGTCTGGCCAATAGTGTCATGGCCGACGTCGACCTGCTCCTGATCCCCGGTCTGGCCGTGGATAGCGACGGCAACCGGATGGGCCAGGGCGGCGGGTACTACGACCGGTTCCTTGCGGCCCTCGAGACCCTGCCGTCCAGGCCGCGGAAAGCCGGGGTGTTCTATCCCCACGAAGTCGTGCCCGCCGGAACCTTCGAAGTGACGAATCTGGATGCTCCTCTCGAAGGCGCGGTTTCCACGGACAAGTGGCGGTGGTTCGGTCCGCAGACGGTGTAG
- the cpaB gene encoding Flp pilus assembly protein CpaB, whose protein sequence is MQRTSPAGIARLLRRIVRRHYRLLAAACFCAAAGLAVQALTPEPAATVPVVIAVTDLPAGSVLAESDLRAARMPSAAVPPGASPSAMQLAGQRLATALREGSPVLDTSVVGPGLLAGAPPGTAAVPVRPADKSTVQLVAPGQLVDIVLSTGNGYEDPEETLVLADAVPVLWKADTAGTDEGLLGPQESDGLVVVAASPSEAAALASASSRGKVFLVLVG, encoded by the coding sequence ATGCAGCGTACTTCTCCGGCAGGAATCGCCCGTCTCTTGCGGCGCATCGTCCGCCGTCACTACCGCCTCCTCGCGGCGGCCTGTTTCTGTGCCGCCGCGGGCTTGGCCGTGCAGGCCCTGACGCCCGAGCCGGCAGCAACCGTGCCGGTGGTCATTGCGGTCACCGATCTTCCCGCAGGATCCGTCTTGGCCGAGTCCGATCTGCGTGCCGCCAGGATGCCGTCGGCCGCCGTGCCCCCCGGAGCCTCCCCCTCCGCCATGCAGCTGGCCGGGCAGCGCCTTGCCACGGCGCTGCGCGAGGGCTCCCCCGTACTGGACACGTCGGTTGTCGGCCCGGGGTTACTGGCGGGGGCGCCGCCGGGCACGGCGGCGGTTCCGGTGCGCCCGGCCGACAAGTCGACCGTCCAGCTGGTGGCTCCCGGCCAGCTGGTGGATATCGTCCTCAGCACGGGCAACGGTTACGAGGACCCGGAGGAAACACTGGTCCTGGCTGACGCCGTCCCGGTGCTGTGGAAAGCGGACACGGCCGGGACGGACGAAGGCCTGCTCGGCCCGCAGGAAAGCGACGGCCTCGTCGTGGTCGCAGCCTCGCCCTCGGAAGCCGCCGCGCTGGCCAGCGCGAGCAGCCGCGGCAAGGTCTTCCTGGTCCTGGTCGGCTAA
- a CDS encoding NUDIX hydrolase has protein sequence MNFDTRVGAYGVIVRDGAVLLARWTESGIPRWTLPGGGLELGEDAPSAAVREIAEETGYIAELGRLLGVDSKFIPAERRLHGAARPLHALRIIYSATVTGGELAHELDGSTDEACWFALEEVAALDRLDLVDEGLRLFGSEKV, from the coding sequence ATGAACTTTGACACCCGGGTCGGCGCCTACGGCGTCATCGTCAGGGACGGTGCCGTCCTGCTCGCCCGCTGGACGGAGTCGGGCATCCCGCGCTGGACCCTGCCCGGCGGCGGCCTGGAGCTCGGCGAAGACGCCCCGTCAGCGGCGGTGCGCGAAATCGCGGAGGAGACCGGCTACATCGCCGAACTCGGCCGGCTCCTCGGCGTCGACAGCAAGTTCATCCCCGCCGAGCGCCGGCTGCATGGCGCGGCACGGCCGCTGCATGCCCTGCGGATCATCTATTCGGCCACCGTCACCGGCGGTGAACTCGCCCACGAACTGGACGGTTCCACCGACGAGGCGTGCTGGTTCGCCTTGGAGGAAGTGGCCGCGCTTGACCGGCTCGACCTCGTCGACGAGGGCCTGCGGCTCTTCGGCTCGGAGAAAGTCTAG
- a CDS encoding cell wall metabolism sensor histidine kinase WalK has translation MRLFSRPGGLSVRTRVLAAVVALSALGLAVAGGVALGLQRGEITQNIDDSLRRSVEEFNTLAEIGVDPETGRDFTEAAQLVRTAMARTSPAANEGMVGIVDGRVQLAASSAVPLRLEQDAQLMERILAMPPGDRIELTSVETAQTTYRVVTVPVQLSSDPAQSTFVLAFDYEAEMDELNSIFRTYWLIALIALILIAGVGWLVAGRLLAPVRLVRETAQKITETDLSLRIPVTGNDDLSELARTFNEMLDRLQASMTAQRQLLDDVGHELRTPITIVQGHLELQDPSDAEDVESVRSIALDELDRMRLLVDDLVTLAAADRPEFAMRQPLEVGRLTDDVLDKARSLGDRCWSVDARAEERWPLDPNRITQAWLQLAVNAVKFSAPGSPIALGSRSAQGELRLWVRDEGAGIAPEDQKRIFERFARGANSTRAEGSGLGLPIVSAIAAAHGGRVELASAPGRGSTFTIVIAEQQPEQEDAA, from the coding sequence ATGCGATTGTTTAGTCGGCCCGGCGGGCTCTCCGTACGGACGCGCGTCCTGGCGGCCGTCGTCGCACTGTCCGCGCTTGGCCTCGCGGTCGCTGGCGGCGTGGCACTCGGACTCCAGCGCGGCGAGATAACCCAGAACATCGACGACTCATTGCGCAGGTCGGTCGAGGAGTTCAATACCCTCGCGGAAATCGGCGTCGACCCGGAGACAGGCCGCGATTTCACCGAGGCGGCCCAACTGGTTCGGACAGCCATGGCCCGCACGTCGCCGGCTGCCAACGAAGGCATGGTCGGGATCGTGGACGGCCGCGTCCAGCTCGCCGCGAGTTCCGCGGTTCCGCTGCGGCTGGAACAAGACGCGCAGCTCATGGAACGGATCCTGGCAATGCCGCCGGGCGACCGCATCGAACTGACGTCGGTCGAGACCGCGCAGACCACCTACCGCGTGGTGACGGTGCCGGTCCAGCTCTCCTCCGATCCGGCCCAAAGCACCTTCGTGCTGGCCTTCGACTACGAGGCCGAGATGGATGAACTGAACAGCATCTTCCGCACCTACTGGCTGATTGCGCTGATCGCGCTGATCCTGATTGCCGGTGTGGGCTGGCTGGTCGCCGGCAGGCTGCTGGCTCCGGTACGGCTTGTACGGGAGACAGCGCAGAAGATCACGGAAACCGACCTGTCGCTCCGTATTCCGGTGACCGGTAACGACGACCTCTCGGAACTGGCCCGGACCTTCAACGAAATGCTGGACCGGCTTCAGGCCTCCATGACGGCGCAGCGGCAGCTGCTGGACGACGTGGGGCACGAGCTGCGGACGCCAATCACCATCGTGCAGGGCCACCTCGAGCTGCAGGACCCGAGCGATGCCGAGGACGTCGAATCCGTCCGTTCCATTGCCCTCGACGAACTGGACCGGATGCGCCTGCTGGTCGACGACCTGGTGACGCTGGCGGCCGCCGACCGGCCGGAGTTTGCCATGCGGCAACCACTGGAGGTCGGGCGGCTGACCGACGACGTGCTGGACAAGGCGCGTTCGCTCGGCGATCGATGCTGGAGCGTGGATGCCCGGGCGGAGGAACGCTGGCCGCTGGATCCGAACCGCATTACCCAGGCCTGGCTGCAGCTGGCGGTCAACGCCGTGAAGTTCTCCGCCCCCGGTTCGCCGATCGCCTTGGGGTCGCGCAGCGCGCAGGGCGAACTGCGTTTGTGGGTCCGGGACGAGGGCGCAGGCATCGCGCCCGAGGACCAGAAGCGGATTTTCGAGCGGTTCGCCCGCGGCGCCAACAGCACCCGCGCCGAGGGATCGGGCCTCGGACTGCCGATCGTCAGCGCCATCGCCGCGGCGCACGGCGGCCGGGTGGAGCTCGCCTCGGCGCCGGGCCGCGGCTCCACCTTCACCATCGTCATCGCAGAGCAGCAACCGGAGCAGGAGGACGCAGCGTGA
- a CDS encoding FmdB family zinc ribbon protein, which translates to MPTYAYACKDCGHAFDIQQSFSDDSLTVCPECSGTLRKKFNSVGVVFKGSGFYRTDSRDAKSTSTVPAASTKNESGSGSDASSSSSTAAKAPASATPAAAAS; encoded by the coding sequence GTGCCTACCTATGCCTATGCGTGCAAAGACTGCGGCCATGCATTCGATATCCAGCAGTCCTTCAGCGATGACTCACTGACCGTCTGCCCGGAATGCTCGGGAACACTGCGCAAGAAGTTCAACAGCGTGGGCGTGGTCTTCAAGGGCTCCGGCTTCTACCGGACGGACTCGCGCGACGCCAAGAGCACCAGCACGGTGCCGGCCGCCTCGACCAAGAATGAAAGCGGCTCCGGCTCGGACGCTTCGTCTTCCTCGTCGACGGCTGCCAAGGCGCCGGCCTCTGCAACACCGGCGGCCGCCGCCAGCTGA
- a CDS encoding GNAT family N-acetyltransferase: MVSSAIWPATVECGDLLLRPIYHRDKREWLQLRQRNAAWLAPWEASNPQPGGQLPGFGEMVRSLNRQAKLATALPWVIAERRGIAREPVIVGQLTVSSIVWGSAMMATLGYWVDQGSAGRGIAPTAVAMATDHCFRVLGLHRMEINIRPENAASLRVVEKLGFRDEGLRPRYLHINGAWADHRSFALTTEEVPEGLLTRWLRDGGQQR; the protein is encoded by the coding sequence GTGGTGAGTTCTGCCATCTGGCCCGCGACGGTCGAATGCGGGGACCTGCTGCTGCGGCCCATTTACCACCGGGACAAGCGGGAGTGGCTGCAGCTGCGCCAGCGCAATGCCGCCTGGCTGGCTCCATGGGAGGCGTCCAATCCGCAGCCGGGCGGTCAGCTACCCGGTTTCGGGGAAATGGTGCGTTCGCTGAACCGGCAGGCAAAACTTGCGACGGCGCTGCCCTGGGTGATTGCCGAGCGCCGGGGGATCGCCCGCGAGCCGGTGATCGTCGGGCAGTTGACGGTTTCCAGCATCGTGTGGGGATCGGCGATGATGGCCACGCTCGGGTACTGGGTGGACCAGGGTTCGGCGGGCCGCGGAATCGCGCCGACGGCGGTGGCAATGGCAACGGACCACTGCTTCCGCGTGCTGGGGCTGCACCGGATGGAGATCAACATCCGGCCGGAGAACGCGGCCAGCCTGCGGGTGGTGGAAAAGCTCGGTTTCCGCGACGAGGGGCTGCGGCCAAGGTACCTTCACATCAACGGCGCCTGGGCGGACCACCGCAGCTTCGCGCTGACCACGGAAGAGGTCCCGGAAGGGCTCCTGACCCGCTGGCTCCGCGATGGCGGCCAGCAGCGCTGA
- a CDS encoding response regulator transcription factor has product MSQILVIEDEERISSFVAKGLKSAGYVPSVAATGREGYHLAMTGDFELIVLDLGLPDQDGFTVLRRIREARNDTPVIILTARSSVDDTVAGLENGADDYMAKPFRFEELLARVRLRLRTDPPSVDLGLLSSGDLQLDLRMRRATVGGKEVDLSAREFALAEAFLRNPGQVLSREQLLSRVWGYDFDPGSNVVDVYVRYLRNKLGAERFATVRGVGYRLAADN; this is encoded by the coding sequence GTGAGCCAGATTCTGGTGATCGAGGATGAGGAGCGGATCAGCTCCTTCGTCGCCAAGGGATTGAAGTCGGCCGGCTATGTGCCCAGCGTGGCTGCCACCGGCCGCGAGGGCTACCACCTGGCGATGACGGGAGACTTCGAGCTGATAGTGCTGGACCTCGGCCTGCCGGACCAGGACGGGTTCACGGTGCTGCGGCGCATCCGGGAGGCCCGCAACGACACCCCCGTTATCATCCTGACGGCCCGCAGCTCCGTGGACGATACGGTGGCAGGCTTGGAAAACGGCGCCGACGACTATATGGCCAAGCCGTTCCGCTTCGAGGAACTACTGGCCCGCGTGCGCCTTCGGCTGCGGACCGATCCGCCGTCGGTGGACCTGGGCCTCCTGTCCAGCGGCGACCTCCAGCTGGACCTGCGTATGCGCCGGGCGACCGTCGGCGGCAAGGAAGTCGACCTGTCGGCCCGCGAGTTCGCGTTGGCCGAGGCCTTCCTGCGCAACCCCGGCCAGGTCCTGAGCCGTGAGCAGCTGCTCTCCAGGGTCTGGGGCTACGACTTCGACCCGGGTTCGAACGTCGTCGACGTCTACGTCCGGTACCTTCGCAACAAGCTCGGCGCCGAGCGTTTCGCCACCGTCCGGGGCGTGGGTTACCGCCTGGCGGCGGACAACTGA